One window from the genome of Podospora pseudocomata strain CBS 415.72m chromosome 6, whole genome shotgun sequence encodes:
- a CDS encoding hypothetical protein (EggNog:ENOG503P4RS) — MLYPKPLEFKGSDKLAVDSISSYETFVKLSTALLQSLDIVEYDGECLTAEQGHLERLASTVVVRRVRVSLDFTCNQDQPTAPRTKRALLREEYFGRCSQFRRGILDL, encoded by the exons ATGTTGTATCCTAAGCCGCTAGAATTCAAAGGATCCGACAAATTAGCGGTGGATTCCATCTCCTCTTACGAGACTTTCGTCAAACTCTCAACAGCCTTACTCCAATCACTCGATATTGTTGAGTACGACGGAGAATGTCTCACGGCAGAGCAGGGCCATCTGGAGAGGCTTGCTAGCACCGTGGTTGTTAGGAGAGTTCGTGTTTCATTGGACTTTACTTGCAACCAAG ACCAGCCCACAGCACCAAGAACCAAGAGGGCCCTTTTACGAGAAGAATATTTTGGACGATGTTCACAGTTCCGACGGGGAATACTGGATCTTTGA
- a CDS encoding hypothetical protein (EggNog:ENOG503P4RS): protein MVYETGLEHFQTLICQDQDQNYEGNSDPTMISCAGRAFHQLNLTLGHIKSKRMAGRIGSAFARGQRFSPPDPREASVGTHVSWSILNKNAEQQESPEGYQRPERLELGSMSNVIAVIIPWVLTLPSVSDSLNRLLRGIAERDLFLKGSANQTIELQPHPKYFAFYCLNTEEYRTLQYSRGPEESRSLSNSPITRNGLVSGKAVGNIGRASSFAFDLATSRPPKPFRTPFLFGKSEKSHLEVVKKNQSALDSANNEMKTWVLEEKGVMVQCRLYVSAVVALSASLVIGGISIDITVGDRIPGVDPFRSHKHRG from the coding sequence ATGGTCTACGAGACAGGTTTGGAACACTTCCAGACGCTTATCTGCCAGGACCAGGACCAAAACTATGAAGGAAACTCAGATCCCACCATGATCAGCTGTGCTGGTCGCGCATTTCATCAACTTAACCTCACCCTTGGCCATATCAAGTCCAAAAGGATGGCTGGCCGAATAGGCTCTGCCTTTGCCCGGGGGCAACGCTTTTCACCGCCGGACCCTCGCGAAGCCTCCGTAGGGACGCATGTATCGTGGAGTATTCTTAACAAGAACGCCGAACAACAAGAGTCCCCCGAAGGATATCAGCGTCCCGAAAGACTCGAGCTCGGGTCAATGAGTAACGTCATTGCCGTGATCATCCCATGGGTCTTGACTCTTCCGTCAGTGTCAGACAGCTTGAACAGACTCCTGCGCGGTATAGCAGAGCGTGATTTATTTCTCAAGGGCAGCGCCAACCAGACAATCGAGCTACAGCCCCATCCGAAATACTTTGCATTTTACTGTCTCAACACCGAAGAGTACCGGACATTACAGTACTCGCGTGGGCCTGAAGAGTCTCGGTCGCTTTCTAATTCACCCATCACCAGAAACGGCTTGGTGAGCGGCAAAGCCGTGGGCAATATTGGTCGTGCAAGCAGCTTTGCGTTCGACTTGGCTACTTCCCGACCCCCGAAGCCATTTCGAACGCCATTCTTATTTGGCAAGTCAGAAAAGAGTCACCTagaggttgtcaagaaaAACCAGTCAGCGCTCGATTCAGCCAACAACGAGATGAAAACGTGggtcttggaggagaagggtgtcATGGTTCAATGCAGGTTGTACGTATCAGCTGTTGTTGCCCTTAGTGCCTCCTTGGTTATTGGTGGAATCTCAATCGACATCACAGTTGGCGACAGGATTCCTGGAGTAGACCCCTTCAGGTCCCATAAGCATAGAGGTTGA
- a CDS encoding hypothetical protein (EggNog:ENOG503NVFV; COG:J), translating into MTRLARLLIAASAAWLGFAGIGNCSTVKGVPFPSLTEVTIDDLEEGLSRGLFTSVDLVKAYLARIEQVNPLLRAVNEVNPDALDIAAELDAMRANGTTLGPLHGIPILIKDNIATADKMNNTAGSFALVGAKVPHDSTMAVKLREAGAIILGKANLSQWANYRSSNSSSGWSAYGGQATGAYYPNEDPGGSSSGSGVAASIGLCLAALGTETSGSIISPSQKGSLVGIKPTVGLTSRYLVIPISSHQDTIGPMARTVKDAAIILQAIAGHDPRDNYTSTIPWEDSKIPDYVSALNVSSLSGARIGIPYNTLNPNASTVEMTAFWSAIDTMKSAGATVVSANFTVPSPNTTSIVLGADFVSDLAVYLDSLSHNPYNLHTLEDIRNFTQNSSLEFFPDRDTARWDGALELGYNNSDIRFWEEYQRNLYWGGEGGLLGAIERNDLDAVVLPTSQAAAKAAIQGAPIVTLPLGYYPATWNVTRNARGLVQQGPNIPFGISFLGGMFEEEKLLALAYAFEQRTLVRKKGPRPVIVPNLELGDFVGF; encoded by the exons ATGACGAGACTTGCAAGACTTCTCATTGCTGCCTCTGCGGCCTGGCTGGGGTTTGCAGGTATCGGGAACTGCTCGACAG TCAAGGGCGTCCCTTTCCCCAGCCTCACCGAGGTCACCATCGATGACCTGGAGGAAGGACTCTCAAGAGGTCTCTTCACCAGTGTCGACCTGGTCAAGGCCTACTTGGCACGCATTGAACAAGTCAACCCTCTGTTACGAGCTGTCAATGAGGTGAACCCAGATGCCCTCGACATTGCCGCTGAGCTGGATGCTATGCGTGCCAACGGGACCACTCTCGGTCCACTTCATGGCATTCCCATTCTGATCAAGGACAACATTGCCACAGCGGACAAGATGAACAACACTGCTGGCTCCTTTGCACTGGTGGGCGCGAAGGTTCCTCATGACAGTACCATGGCGGTGAAGCTGCGTGAGGCTGGCGCCATTATCCTCGGCAAGGCCAACCTCAGTCAATGGGCCAACTACAGGAGTAGTAACTCGTCCAGTGGTTGGTCAGCGTATGGTGGTCAGGCAACCGGGGCTTACTATCCCAATGAAGACCCCGGCGGTAGTTCCAGCGGCAGTGGCGTTGCTGCATCCATTGGTCTTTGTCTTGCGGCCCTTGGTACAGAG ACCTCCGGATCAAtcatctccccatcccagAAAGGATCTCTAGTCGGCATCAAGCCCACCGTCGGCCTCACCTCCCGCTACCTCGTCATCCCCATTTCCTCCCACCAAGACACCATCGGCCCCATGGCCCGCACCGTCAAAGAcgccgccatcatcctccaagccATCGCCGGCCACGACCCCAGAGATAACTAcacatccaccatcccctgGGAGGACTCCAAGATCCCGGATTACGTCTCCGCCCTCAACGTCAGCTCCCTCTCAGGGGCAAGAATCGGCATCCCCtacaacaccctcaaccccaacgccaGCACGGTAGAGATGACCGCCTTCTGGTCCGCCATCGACACAATGAAATCCGCCGGTGCCACCGTCGTCAGCGCAAACTTCACTGTCCCCTCCCCTAACACAACCTCCATCGTCCTCGGCGCAGACTTTGTCTCTGACCTCGCGGTGTATCTTGATTCTCTATCGCACAACCCTTACAACCTCCACACCCTAGAAGACATCCGCAACTTCACCCAAAACTCCAGCCTGGAGTTCTTCCCCGACAGGGACACCGCCCGTTGGGACGGCGCGCTCGAGCTCGGGTACAACAACTCTGACATTCGCTTCTGGGAGGAATACCAGCGCAACCTCTACTGGGGTGGCGAGGGCGGTCTTTTGGGAGCGATTGAGCGAAATGATCTTGACGCGGTGGTGTTACCCACCAGTCAGGCTGCTGCCAAGGCGGCGATTCAGGGGGCACCGATTGTGACGTTGCCGTTGGGGTATTACCCTGCCACATGGAACGTTACGAGGAAcgcgagggggttggtgcaGCAGGGGCCTAATATTCCTTTTGGGATCAGCTTTTTGGGCGGcatgtttgaggaggagaagttgCTGGCTTTGGCGTATGCGTTTGAGCAGAGGActttggtgaggaagaaggggccgAGGCCGGTGATTGTGCCGAATTTGGAGTTGGGTGATTTTGTGGGGTTttga
- a CDS encoding hypothetical protein (COG:O; EggNog:ENOG503PANI) has product MASASTRVAEDGATPPSSSPSHAGVDQYFIAIGIDFGTTYSGVSWTRSHEWNPNDPRYIYDVMSWPGDPDHYQQRLDEAQVPTLVDPETGAWGYHCLSPTSNPIRWFKLLLLRESDAGVDVRSSKQLIEARSRLQKSQRYQKTGLVGLIADFLRGVWEHALEEIGREVEGLDGVPLKVAIATPAMWPEYANKTMIEAAHLAGITDPPPFRFVTLSWVQEPEAAALCTLREKLKRPVKRGETFMVCDCGGGTIDIITYTIESVHPLRFREAVEGAGKLRGAFLIDQAFENHITIGNRSRPGIRNSKEFRDFVDHAWEYGLKRNFHTPASDNRERIVEPVRLENLPRGLIPKHGLDRLVGRGKPTDIVFIERAVVEQWFSASYTGIRFLIGEQLQRLKAAGAKSPSKIFLVGGLGSSRYLHSILNRQFNNILQVRRTWSAVARGATMALLEGISINSKVVRQSYGIQALVPESEHNGPRYQPLKDEMYIGRDGVSRMKRMLWYFKEGDRADSNGTKVSHRVFIDFDSRHNTDLVIEVCLCNSDNPPPRKDKTVKPMCRFRCPMRALEYGDWQKLVDDEGMVTRIRLNNVMLSMIFDGELRCMLRTGDDHAEFELEMEPVVESEMEDGFEGRCRIGFL; this is encoded by the exons ATGGCTAGCGCTTCGACACGAGTGGCCGAAGACGGAGCCAccccgccttcctcctcaccttcccatGCTGGCGTTGACCAATACTTCATCGCTATTGGTATCGACTTTGGAACCAC TTATTCTGGTGTTTCCTGGACAAGATCCCACGAATGGAATCCCAATGATCCACGATACATTTACGATGTCATGAGTTGGCCAGGGGACCCCGACCATTATCAACAAAGACTGGACGAAGCACAAGTACCTACCTTGGTGGACCCGGAAACCGGAGCCTGGGGATATCATTGCCTCTCACCCACCAGCAATCCCATACGGTGGTTCAAgctcctgcttcttcgtGAAAGCGACGCAGGAGTTGATGTGCGGAGTAGTAAACAGCTCATTGAAGCCCGTTCGAGACTCCAAAAAAGTCAACGCTACCAGAAGACGGGTCTAGTCGGCCTCATTGCTGATTTTCTGAGGGGAGTATGGGAGCATGCGTTGGAAGAAATTGGGCGCGAAGTTGAGGGGCTCGATGGAGTGCCCTTGAAGGTAGCCATCGCCACTCCTGCCATGTGGCCTGAGTATGCCAACAAGACGATGATAGAAGCGGCGCACCTCGCTGGTATCACGGACCCACCCCCGTTCAGATTCGTTACCCTTTCTTGGGTTCAGGAACCCGAGGCCGCGGCTCTCTGCACGTTGAGAGAAAAGCTCAAACGCCCTGTAAAA AGAGGAGAGACATTCATGGTTTGTGATTGTGGAGGCGGAACAATT GATATTATCACCTACACTATTGAGTCTGTCCACCCCCTTCGATTCAGGGAAGCTGTTGAAGGCGCTG GTAAACTTCGCGGTGCCTTCCTTATCGACCAAGCATTCGAAAATCATATTACGATTGGTAACAGGTCCCGGCCCGGCATCCGAAACAGCAAGGAATTCCGGGATTTTGTCGACCATGCGTGGGAGTATGGGCTGAAACGCAACTTTCACACGCCAGCCTCAGATAACCGTGAGAGGATTGTTGAGCCTGTCAGGTTGGAGAACCTACCACGGGGTCTGATTCCCAAGCATGGCCTGGACAGGTTGGTGGGTAGAGGAAAGCCGACTGACATAGTATTCATCGAAAG AGCTGTTGTGGAACAGTGGTTCTCTGCCAGCTACACGGGAATTCGGTTTCTTATCGGCGAACAGCTCCAGCGGCTCAAGGCGGCAGGAGCCAAGTCGCCTAGC AAAATATTTCTTGTTGGCGGCCTTGGCTCCTCGCGATACCTGCATTCAATTCTCAACAGGCAGTTCAACAACATCTTACAGGTCAGAAGGAC GTGGTCCGCCGTTGCTCGTGGAGCAACCATGGCTCTTCTCGAGGGGATCTCTATCAACTCCAAGGTGGTCAGACAGAGCTACGGGATCCAAGCTTTGGTGCCCGAAAGCGAACATAATGGACCTAGATATCAGCCCCTGAAAGACGAGATGTACATAGGACGTGACGGCGTTTCGCGTATGAAGAGAATGTTGTGGTACTTCAAAGAA GGCGACCGTGCAGATTCCAACGGGACGAAAGTCTCACATCGAGTTTTTATCGACTTTGACAGCCGGCATAACACCGATCTCGTCATCGAAGTTTGCTTGTGTAACTCTGACAACCCCCCACCGAGGAAGGACAAGACGGTCAAGCCTATGTGTCGTTTCCGATGTCCAATGAGGGCTCTGGAATATGGAGACTGGCAGAAattggttgatgatgaggggatgGTGACCCGAATTAGGCTCAACAACGTTATGCTGTCGATGATCTTTGATGGTGAGCTCAGGTGTATGTTGAGGACTGGAGATGATCATGCGGAGTTTGAGCTGGAAATGGAGCCTGTTGTAGAgtcggagatggaggatggaTTTGAGGGACGCTGCCGGATTGGATTCCTCTAG
- a CDS encoding hypothetical protein (COG:C; EggNog:ENOG503NX49), with translation MALQIRGIPMTGGQIVTPERLNRILLRQFSPCLSPRLRSSGTSKELTRASTASFTKTPPSPTPGDNEVLVHLRGASLNYRDLIIPKGEYPFPLNFPVVAFSDGAGEVVAVGSKVTKWKKGDKVLTLFNQGHQSGDIDIKTSKTGLGGCIDGTLRQ, from the exons ATGGCGTTGCAGATCCGCGGGATTCCGATGACAGGCGGCCAAATTGTTACCCCAGAGAGGTTGAACCGTATTTTGCTCAGACAG TTTTCACCATGTCTCTCCCCAAGACTTAGAAGCAGTGGTACGTCTAAGGAGCTGACAAGGGCTTCGACGGCTTCGTTTACCAAGACGCCGccgtccccaacccccgGCGATAATGAGGTTCTCGTCCACCTCCGCGGCGCCTCTCTCAACTACCGcgatctcatcatccccaaggGCGAATACCCTTTCCCTCTCAACTTCCCAGTAGTAGCCTTCTccgatggtgccggtgaggTTGTCGCTGTTGGATCAAAGGTCAcaaagtggaagaagggcgACAAAGTCCTTACTCTCTTCAACCAAGGCCATCAGAGCGGTGATATAGACATCAAGACTAGCAAGACCGGTCTTGGTGGGTGCATTGATGGTACTCTGAGGCAGTAA
- a CDS encoding hypothetical protein (COG:C; EggNog:ENOG503NX49) produces the protein MPSNLNFVEAASLNALYGLKSLKKGQWVVTQGTGGVSLFALQFAKAVGAHIIATTSTAEKAEMLKKLEADRVINYREDVNWGETARKLTPGGEGVEHVIEVGGADTFTQSLSAIKMEGVISVIGSLGNVAPKDNILETLYRVCTVRGVYVGSREQLEAMVAEIEKHDIHPVMDRTVFTLEKAKEAYEYMSAMKHTGKIPITIE, from the exons ATGCCTAGCAACTTGAACTTTGTCGAGGCTGCTTCGCTG AATGCGCTTTACGGGTTGAAGTCTTTGAAGAAGGGCCAGTGGGTTGTTACTCAGGGCACTGGTGGCGTTAGTTTGTTCGCCTTGCAG TTCGCCAAGGCTGTTGGCGCCCATATCATCGCTACGACATCGACCGCTGAGAAGGCAGAGATGCTTAAGAAGCTTGAAGCCGACCGTGTTATTAACTACAGGGAGGATGTTAACTGGGGTGAGACTGCCCGCAAGTTGACCCCTGGCGGTGAAGGTGTGGAGCATGTTATCGAGGTCGGTGGTGCCGATACTTTCACCCAGAGCTTGAGCGCCATCAAGATGGAGGGTGTCATTTCTGTTATCGGTTCCCTCGGTAATGTGGCGCCCAAGGATAATATTCTCGAGACTCTTTATCGAGTCTGTACTGTTCGTGGCGTCTATGTCGGGTCCCGCGAGCAGCTTGAGGCTATGGTCGCTGAGATTGAGAAGCACGACATTCACCCCGTTATGGATAGGACTGTGTTCACgctggagaaggccaaggaggcctATGAATACATGTCGGCCATGAAGCACACTGGCAAgatccccatcaccatcgagtAA